The segment ATGTCTGGCATACACACTCCTCTTTCTTTCTGTTTTTGGCAGACAGAGCTATGCGCCCCTCTCCTGCCCGTTTCCAGTGACGGGCCTAATTATATGGGAGCGGTGTAATAAATGTCAATAAGTTTTTTACATTTTTGTGACATATGACATTGTGATTTAATGATTTTTTAATATTTTCGTCAATATAGCAGAAAAATAACCATTATTTTTGTATGTTTTTTATAGGGTTTTTCGATGGAGTCTGTCCCGAGTTATTACATTTTTATTAATTTCTTCCATGTAAAAATCTTGTCGTTTCCGGGAGTCTGTTTTTTATGTAAACCTATCTGCTGTCTGAAAAACACCTGGGCACCTCTCTCATAAGCTCCCAGGCGATGTTTTTCTCTCCTCAGTTCTGCCTCTGCTCCCTGCCCTACTCCCTTACCAGCGGAGCAAATGCAGCCTCTGTATAAGCTGCAAGCTGTTCCGGATCTATGAGAATCTGCACGCCTCTCATACCTGCACTCACTGCAATTTTATCAAAAAGAACTGCTGTTTCTTCTATATAAGTAGGAAACTTCTTTTTCATTCCGATAGGCGAACAGCCGCCGCGGATATACCCGGTCAGGGGAAGCAGCTCCTTCATGTGAATCATCTCCACCTTCTTATCCCCAGCCGCCTTGGCAACCTTCTTTAAATCCAGCTCCTCGTCCACGGGTATACAGCAGACCAGATATCCCGTCTTCTCCCCTCTCAGCACCAGGGTTTTAAACATAGAATCGTGATCCACCCCCATCATGTCAGCCGCATGGCTTCCGGAGAGATCATTTTCATCTACCTCGTACTCTCCTGCCTCATACTCGATTCCCGCTGCGTCCAGAAGCCGCATTACATTTGTCCTGGTCATACTCTGTCATTCCTCCTGTGCTTTTGCCGTTCTCTTTTCCAGACCTGTTTTCCTATTTTTTCTTCATCCCTCTGCAGATTCTCACTTCCCTACTTCTGGTACAGATACAGCCACGGCGTATTGACCGGAAGACGGCCAAATTCCTCCCTGTCATACTGCCTGACCTCTTTTCCCTTTCGGACACGGAGGAGGCGGTCGGCCAGAGCCATAGAATCGGCCAGATTGACTGCCAGAATCACCACGGCTATGCCTTTCTCCAAAAGCTCCTCCAAAAGCCTGTATATGTGGATGCGCTGCGATACCCCTGCGCCTTTAAAGGGCTGGACGCAGAATACCACATCCGGGTTCTGCAGAAGAATTCTCGTGTAAATTAAATCATATTTCTGGCCTTCCGTCAATTCATCCACAGGAATGTCGAAGACTTCCCTGCCCAGGCGGTCTGCCAACTCCATCCGCAGGCTCTTTTTTACTCCTCCTCCCAGCCAGACTCCAGGCAGCCTGTGATCCAGGTTAAAGCACAGGTTATCCAGATAATTCATGTTGGAAAACAGCATGGTTCTGGCCGGAAGCTCCTGTATCACGGCAAGCCGCCTGTCCCTGCCGTACTGAAGTGGGCTTCCTCCTATCTCCACAGTTCCTTTCTCCGGCCGCTTTTCCCCTGACAGCACAGACAGAAGCCCCGGAATCACCTGATTGTCCAGATCCTGAAGGACCAGGCACTCTCCGGGGGATACGAAAAAATCAAGGGGCCCCATCTCCCTGTATTTCAGCCCCTTTAGCCGGAGGGCGGCCCGCCTCTCTGTCTGGCTGTCCGGTTTTCTTGCCATCTGTTCCTTCACCATCCGCTCAAACTCCTCCGTACAGTTCAGCAGGAAAAGTTCCGGAACCGTATCAAAGCTGTGAAAGATTTTCGTGATCTGCCCGTTCATCATCAGAGCTGTCCGGCCGCAGATCTGCCTTACCTCCTCAAAATGGGGCGCCACATAGAGAAAGGAAATCCCCTTTCCTGCATAATACCGTAGAATTCCCCTGAGCTTTTCCAGCTCTGCGTCGCTGATAAAGGTGCTGACATCGAAGAGGATAATCAGCCGGTGCCCGGCCACCACCCCCTTTAACAGCTCTACCACAAACCGCTCAAACACCGACAGACTCTCCACATAGGCATCTGCCGAAATTTCCATCTGGATATCTGCGAGAAAGGGCTCCAGCTGCTCCCTGAGGATCCGTGGTTTAATCAGGCGTTTTTTAAAGCCGGGACGCAGGACAAATATGTTGTCAGCTACAGTGAGTTTCTCTGCCAGACTGCTCCTGTTCTGAATCAGAGTGATGCGGTTCGGCTTCTGGGCACAGCCTCTCCACTGATTCACCAGACGCCCGTTATAATAGATATATCCGTAATGGATAGGCGTGTTCTGCCTCAGCAGATTCAATAGTGGATAGAGACCATGGTTGTCCACCGGCACCAGCCCCATGATTTCTCCCTCCCACACAGTCAGACTGAAATTTTTAAGCTGGGTATCCCCGTCCTCCCTCAATGTCACACGTTCCATCCGCAAAATCTCTTTTTTCATTTCAGCGCCTCTCTGTTCTTGATTTCCCTGTCGCTGGTGATGGCAGGCAGGGAGATCTCCACATCGGTCCCCACCCCCGGCATGGAGAATACATGGAGCCCATACTCCTCCCCAAAGAGCAGATGAATCCTGTTATTGACATTGACCAGGGCGATTCCTCCCTTTGACGCTTCGCCGGAAGCTACCTCCTTCCCGCTCTTCTCCAGCCGCTCGTTCATACGGGCCAGAGCCTTTTCGTCCATTCCCACCCCGTCATCGGAGATGGTAATTAACAGCCTCGTTCCGCTGCGCTCCAGACGTATGGTGAGCTTTCCGCTTCCCAGCTTCAGCTCCGTCCCGTGGATAATGCTGTTTTCGAGAATAGGCTGCATGGTCAGCTTGGGCAGGCGGCAGCGGTAAATTTCGTCTCTGTCGTCCGGGTCACAGATCACAGAAAGGCTCAGCCTGGGCCCAAACCGGTACTGCTGAATCCGGAAATACGTTTCACAGTTCTGAAGCTCTTCCTCCACGGAAACGAGATTCTCCACCTTACTGATCGTATAGCGGAAGAAGGCAGCCAGAGCCTCCGTCATGTCAGCCACACTGGCCAGCCCTGAGATCAGGGCCTCGCTGCGGATGCTCTCCAGCGTATTGTAGAGAAAATGGGGATTGATCTGGTTCTGCAGGGCCAGATACTGGGCCTGTCTTTTATTCAGCTTTAAGAGCTTTGCCGAGTCCAGCATCTCTCCCAGCCGCTCCACCAGCATAGCCTCCGCATGAGTCATGCCAGCCCCCTGCAGCTCTGAGAGCTCTGTTATATATCCGTCCAGAAACAGGCGCATGGTCTTTTCCATGCGCCTGTACGGCCTGATCACCCATATATAATTGATCCAGCCGAAGGCGGCCAGCACTGCAAAACCGGCCGTCCACAGCCAGACTGGCCTTCCCTCAGACAGCCCGCTGAGAAATGATACTGCGAGAATCAGGGCAGACAGGAGAAACAGAGCCGCAGTGACAGCCTGCATCCGGCAGAACAGATATACATTTCCCTTTTTATCCATACTGGCCTCCTGACATATCTCTTTTCTAACCGTACATCTTCCGGTATTCAGCCGGATTCAGCCCTGTCGCCCGGTGGAACGTGTGGGTGAAATGTTTCCGGTCGCTGTAGCCCACTCTCTCGCAGATCTCAGAAACCGGAAGGTTCGTTTCCCTCAGAAGTGTTTTGGCCTCCTCCATCCTTACCCTGGTCAGATACTTGGCAAACCCCTCTCCTGTTTCCTTCTTGAACAGAGAGCTGAAGTAGCTGGCGCTGAAGCCTGCCGCCTCACAGACCTCCTCCAGTGTAATGGGATCCTGAAAGTGCTGCATCACATACTGCTTGGCCATCCGGATCGGGCGGCTGGCCTCATTCTGCCGCTCTCCCTCAGCCACCATGAGAAGCTCCTCCTGTCTGCGGGACAGCAGCGCAAACAGCTCTCTGCTGTCTGCACACTGACATAAATCCAGGTCAAATTCCCGCTGGGCCTTCTGCGCATCCCCGTGAACCATCCGGGCAATAAACAGCCGGCCTGCGGAAAGCACCAGACCAAAAATCTCCCTTCCGCAGACTCCCTCCTGGGTCAGAACCCTCTCCTGCATGGTCTCTACCGCTTCTGCCGCTTCCCTGACATTCAGTGTTTCTATGGCATGTTCCATATCCCTGGCATAGCGGTCCAGGATCTCCTGGACCGGGAGCCCGGAAGATCTCGGAACATGCTCAAACAGCCGGCCCGGCCCTTCTATCAGCCGTTCCGCCAGAGCGTCCTGGGCTTCCTTCAGGGAGGAAGACAGGTGTCCGGCCTCCCCTGTCCAGTCTCCCAGAGCGGCTGAAAAACGCACAGGGCCAAACATCCCGTTTCCTGCCTCAAGCTGTCCCAGGCAGAAGCGGAATGCCTTTCTCACCTGTTCTCTTTTGTCGGAGCCGCAGCTTAACAAACCATATCCCGTATAGCCTTTGAAGCAAAAAATCACATCGCTGCAAAGCCCTTTAAGCCCTGCATTCAGAATCTCCTGAACCTTTTCCCTGACAACCTCAGCAGAAGTTCCAAAGGCGCCTGCCCGGCAGTCCAGCTTCACCAGAAACGCCTGCCCTTCAGAAAAGTCGAAATAGTAGGTTTCCTTTAAAATCTGATTCGTAAGGACAGGAGGCTGGGCGGACATCAGATCGTCAATGAGGCTGTTTCTCAGCCTCTTCAGGTCATTCTGGCTCTTTTTGTACCTGGCCTCCCCAACCTCCCGCCCGGCAGTCCTCTCCTCACACCGCTCCTTCATCTTTCGGAGGGTTTCCATCAGCTCGTCCTTCTTGATAGGCTTTAGCAGATAATTTCCGACCCCATATCGGATCGCTGTCTGAGCATACTCAAAATGAGCATATCCGCTGATGATCACAATCTCCAGCTCCGGGCGAAGCTCCTTCGCCCGCCTGATAAGCTCCAGGCCGTCGCAGCCCGGCATCCTGATGTCGGTGATCAGGATATCCGGCCTCTCCCTCTCTATAAGCTCCAGGGCCTCAAGTCCGTTCTCCGCAAGCCCTGCCACCTCCATGTCAAGGGCTTCCCAGTCGCCGAGAGCCTGAACCAGCCGGCAGATCAGCCTTTCATCATCAGCAATGATCACTTTCAGCATTGTCACACTCCCCCTTCGGCGGGATAGCTCTCTCCACCTCATCCTCGGAAGGAATGCTCGGGATTCCTCCCGGTCTTTCTGTGGAGAGGCTGGCAGCCGTACATGCGAAGGCGCCGATCCGGTAAAGCTCCTCCTCACTCAGCTCCTCCGGTCTCTTTCCTGTCCTTAAAAGCCGGCTCACCGCGCTTCCCCCGAATATGTCTCCTGCCCCTGTGGTGTCTATCGGCCTTACCTTCGGGCATGAGGCGCCGGCAGAGGCATGTCCGTTTGACAGATAGCAGCCCTTCGGCCCCAGTGTAACCATGGCAAGCTTTACCCCGTACTCAGAAATCAGCCTTCCCGCCGCCTCCTCAGGGCTTATCTCTCCCCACAGAAACTGCGTTTCCTCATCGCTGATCTTCACCACATCCGCCCTGGAAAGTCCCCAGAGGATCTCCTGCCGCGCCGCCTCCTTCGTTTTCCACAGAGGAAGGCGAAGGTTCGGATCAAAGGTGATCATCTTTCCCCTCTCTTTTGCATAGTCGACTGCCTTTCTGGTGGCCGTCCTGACCGGATCATCCGTCAGGCTCAGAGTTCCGAAGTGAAACACGCGGCTCTCGTCGATCAGGCCAAGATCCACCTCCTCAAAGCGAAGGCAGGTGTCGGCTCCCGGCTTTCTCGCAAAGCTGAAGGAGCGCTCCCCGCCCTCGGAGAAGGTGACGAAGGCGAGCGTTGTAAACACGTCCCTGTCCAGGATAATTCCCCTTGTCTGGATTCCCGCTTTCTTAAGAGTTCCGATCAGAAGACGGCCGAAGGCATCGTCGCCCACCTTTCCCACAAAGGCAGTTCTGGCGCCGTAGCGGTTCAGGGCAGCCAGGAAATTGCCCGGCGCCCCGCCCGGGTTGGCCTTCATAGAAGGGTATCCCCCCTCATCGGCTCCTGCAGAGGCAAAATCAATTAAAAGCTCCCCAAGCGCTGTCACATCATACATAGCTGTTTCTCCTCTCCTATTTATCATCCTTCCGGGCAGACCGCGAAGCGCCTGCGATAAAGCAGAGGCTACCTGGCCTTCGGATATTCATTGCAGAGCAGACGGTACGGCGGCTCGTCCTCCTCGATGGCCGGGAAACGGCCTACCTTTTCGTAGAATCGGTTGTCCGTATTGTCGTCATTGCACTGGCTCACCTCTCCTAACAGCACAGGCCCGCTTCCCTTCTCCACCTCGAAATCATGGTAGAGATAAGGATAAATCGTAATGCTCTCCCCAGGAGTCAGGCGCACCTGAGTTCCCGCCGGAACCACCATCTCCCGGCCGTCTACGTGGACGTGAACCTCCCTCTCCCGATCCAGATCCTCATCCTCTGTGGAATTGTATACACGGATCAGCACATTTCCGCCTCCCCGGTTGATGATATCCTCCATCTTGGACCAGTGAAAATGCATGGGGGAATACTGTCCTTCTTTAATGTAGAGGAGCTTCTCTGCATACGTCTTTGTATACTTGTCTCTCATTCCCAGGTTTCCGTTTCTGATCGTGATCAGCGAGAAGCCTACCTCATCAAATTTTCCCAGGCCATAATCGGTAATATCCCAGCCCAGCATATTGTCACGGATCTCGTCGTACTCATGCCCCTTCTCCTTCCACTCCTCCGGGGTAAAGCTGCAGAACGGCGGGATGGCAAACCGGTACTCCCTGATCATAGCCTCCATCTCCCTTAATGCCGCATTGATTTCACTTCTCTTCATAATAACCTGCCTCCTTTACTTTTCCTGCCTTTGCGCTTTTCTTTCTTATCTTCTTTCTCAGTCTTCTCTCTTATCTTTTTTACTTTTTATGCTTCTTCCTGATACCTGTTTTTCTTCTTTTCTCTGAGTCCGTTGAGGGCGGCTGACAGAGCCCCATAGTCTCCCAGCTCCTCCCCAAGCCCTGCGGGCACAACCCGGCAGGAGGCCAGACTCAGAGGCAGAGCCTCTCTTTTCAGGACTTCCTCCATGGGCGTTCTCAGCCGCTTTTCCTGGCGGAGGAATATGCTTCCTATCACAATCAGCTCCGGATTCAGAATATCCACCAGCATAGAAAGCCCAAGTCCCAGCATCCTGCCCGTCCTTCTGAATATTTCCAGAGCCAGCTCATCCCCCTGATCCGCAGCCTCTGCGATTCCTGCTGCAGTGGAAAAAAGCTCTCTCTTCTCCTCCAGTCCTCTTTCTTCTGCCAGGGCCCGTCCCATTCTGCCGATTCCGCCTCCGCTGCAGAATCCCTCAAAGGAGCCGGCCTTTCCAAAGCCCACCGGGCCGGTTTGGGAAAGCCTGATATGTCCTGCCTCTCCTGCCATATCGCAGGCGCCCCGGTAAAGATGTCCGTCCAGAATCAGTCCGGCACCAAGCCCTGTGCCGAAGGTCAGAAACACCATATTCCTCGTTCCTTTTCCCGCTCCCCACAGCCATTCGGCCAAGGCGCAGGCATTGGCGTCATTTTCCAGAAAAGCCGGCACGCCGAAGGCCTTCTCAAAGGGTGTGAGAATGTCAATGCCGTCCCATCCCGGAAGATTCGGCGGAGAGAGTATGAGCCCCCGTTCCGAACTGAGAGGCCCGCCGCAGCTCACGCCCACAGCCGAAAGCCTGTTCTGAGGGGCAGATGAGAGGAGCCTGCCAAGAGAATCCTTCATCCGCTCCACAGCCTCTCTAGGCGTCCCGGGAGTGGGAAATTTTTCCCTGCACAGAAGCTCCACCTGCCCTCCCTGTGCCCTTCCCAGGCTTACAGAACACTTCGTTCCTCCAATATCAATTCCTGCCAGATATTCCATTTTCTCTCCTCCCGGGCACCGCGATTCCATTTTTCTCCTGCTATCTTACCATGCCGGAAAGGATATTGCAATTTCCTTTCACCGCTTACTGCACAGAGAAAAGGGGATGGCCAAAAGCTCCCTGCCCTTTGCTCCATCCCCTTTTGGAACCGCCTTCTGCGGCCCGCTATCTGCCCTGGTTCGGGCTGTCATTTTTCAGTTCATTTCCAGATCCAGACTGCCTTCGCGGCCTTTCCATTATTCCTTCTTGAGAACTGATACACCTGTGTCTGTTGTAGCTCCGCCCAGGTCCTCTCCTTCCAGAGCCTGTACGCATGCCTTAACACCCTCATAGCCCATTACATCCGGGTTCTGAGCCATGGTGCACAGAAGATATCCGTCGTCGATTAAGCCAAGGATTGCATCAGACTTATCAAAGCCGACACCGATAATCTCGCTGTTTCCGGAAGCCTTGATTGCATTTCCGGCACCTGTTGTGGAGCCCTCATTGCATCCGAAGATTCCTACAACGCCCTGTGTAATGTAGTTCTCGGCAATGCTCTGGGATTTTGCTGCATCTCCCTCGCCGTACTGTGTTTCAAGAATCTCATAGTCTGTTCCCTCAAATGCAGAGCGGAAGCCTTCCTCACGCATAACGGTGGAATCGGTAGCTGCGTTTACATTGATGATTCCAATAGAGCCGGAGGTAACGCCTGCTGCCTCGAGAGCCTTGATCATCTCCTCGCCGGCTGTCTTGCCTGCTGCCTTGTTGTCTGTGGAGAAGGTTGCCTCTGCCTCTACATTGGCCGGAGAGTCAACATACACAATCTTCACACCTGCAGCTGCAGCCTCATTTAAAGCGGAGGAGATAGCATCCGGGCCGTTAGCTGCCACCATAATTGCCTCATATCCGCCTGCTACCGCGTTGTTTACGCACTCGATCTGCTGCGCGTCATCCTTTGTGTTCGGGGACATGAAGGTTACGGAAACGCCGAGCTCCTCAGCCGCCTTCTGAGCTCCCTCATTTAAGGTAACCCAGTGCTGGTCAATGGAGTCCATGGTAATCAGGGCGATCTTCCACTCCTTGCTTGCCTTCACATCTGCACCGGCCTCAGCCCCTGCTTCGGCTGCCTCTGTGGTCTCCTCTGCTGCAGTGGTCTCAGCCTCTGTTTCCGCTGCCTTTGTTGTCTCAGCCTGCGTTCCTGCGGCCTCCTGTGTTCCTGAGCTGCATCCTGCCAGAGAAACTGCTGCCAGACATGCGGTGCACAGAGCTGCTGCCAACCTCATTTTTTTCATGTTTTTTTCCTCCTGTTTTTCTTTTTTTTCTATCCATCAGCGCCTTGCGGCGTCAATGATATTCGTCTTACAGATTTTGCGCTTTCCTGTTCGTGTATCTGTTTTCCGCTATTTCTCCTGAACGGAAGATGTATGTCTCTTCTTAAACAGACCTTTTCTGAACACTACGTCGAGAAGCACTGCGAACACTACGATAACGCCGATTACCAGTCTCTGGATTCCCACCTGCACGCCGATCATGTTGAGGCCGTTCTCAAGAGTCTGCCATACAGCCGCTCCTGCCAGGGTTCCCAGAAGGATACCTGTACCGCCAAGAGGTGAAATTCCGCCGATTACGCCTGCCGCTACCGCGTACATCTCATACATGTTTCCTGCTTCCATATTTCCCATGTTGGCCTGTCCGCAGAGGATTAAGCCTACCACGAAGGAACAGAAGGCGCTGACGATGTAGGTCTTTGTCACTGTTGACACTACGCTGACGCCTGAGAGCTTTGCTGCCTCCACGTTAGAGCCGATCGCATAAATATGACGGCCGGTTCTCGTCTTGGAGAGCAGGAAAAAGAATATTACAAACAGAATAATGGCAATCCAGAAGGTGTTGTAGACACCGGCTGTCTTTCCGTAGTAGAACAGATTCTGAAATCCGTCTGCCGCCTCCTTGCCGATTCCGGAGCTGATAGCGTCTGTATTCCTGTTTCCGTTTACCATGTAGGCCACGCCTCTGGCCACGAACATGGTTCCCAGTGTTGCGATAAACGGGGGAAGCTGGCATTTTCCAACCAGAATTCCGTTGATCACGCCGATTGCCAGACAGCAGCATAACGTAATCATAATCGCCACCGCCGGGGTAATGCCGTGGGTCATAAGCGTCGCCGAGATCATGGCGCTCATTCCCACCACAGAACCGATGGAAAGGTCAATGTTTCCTGTAATAAGCACATAGCTCTGTCCGATACCGATAATCAGGTATTTGGACATGGAGCGCAGAAGGTTCATCACATTCTGGCCCGAAAAGACGGTGGGGTTAATCATACCGAAGGCGATATAGATGACAATCAGACCTACAAACGCCGTCATGGCTCCCCTCATTCCGCGTATATTCAAAAATCGTTTTAATGGATCCTGCTTTTTGCTGTTCATGTTCATCCTCCCCTTACTTTGCTCCGGCCTCCAGCTTATTCTCAAACTGGGTTGCCAGAGTCAGGATGCCGCTCTGAGTCGCCTCCTCTGCGCTCATCTCCCCAGTGATGCGTCCGTCGCACATGACAATGATCCGATCCGCGATTCCCATGACCTCCGGCATCTCAGAGGACACAAACATGACGGCAATCCCCTGTTTTTTCAGATCGTTCATCAGATTATAAATCTCTACCTTGGCGGCCACGTCGATTCCTCTCGTAGGCTCGTCAAAGATCACGACTCTGGAGTTTCTGGCCAGCCATTTTCCCACAACTACCTTCTGCTGGTTGCCGCCGGAGAGGTTGCCTGTGTTTACCTCCACACTGGGTGTCTTGACCTTCAGGTTCTCCACCACCCGGTCACACATCTCCAGCTCCTTCTGGCTGTTAATGACTCCGAATTTATTACAGAGCAGATCCAGATTCGGAAGGGCAATATTGTGGCGGATGCTGAGCTTGGTGCACAGCCCATCCTTCTTTCTGTCCTCCGGCGCAAGTACGATTCCTGCCCGAATCGCATCCTCCGGCTTCCGTATGGTCACCGGCTTTCCGTCGAGAATAATTTCCCCGCCCTCCTTCGGATCCACGCCGAAGATCGCTCTCGTAGTCTCTGTCCGTCCAGCTCCCATCAGCCCTGCAAAGCCCACAATCTCCCCCTCATAGAGGGAAAAGTTTACATTCCGGACCATGTGCCCCGCGTTCAGGTTTCTTACCTCCAGGACCTTCTTTCCCTTCTTGCAGGACACACGCGGGAATTTTTCCTTGATCTCACGGCCCACCATGTTCGCAATAATCTCATCCAGCGTCGTGTCCCTGAAATTCATGGATGTGATGAACTGTCCGTCCCTCATAATCATAACCCGGTCTACGATGTGGGACAGCTCCTCCAGCCTGTGAGATATGTAAACGATGCCGCAGCCTTTCGCCTTCAGATCCCTGATAATTCGGAACAGATCCTCAATCTCCCTGGCTGTCAGGGCCGATGTGGGCTCATCCATAATCAGGATTCTCGCGTGGGTGGACAGAGCCTTCGCAATCTCCACCATCTGCTGCTTGGACACAGGAAGCTCTCCGACCACCTGTCCCGGATCCATGTCAATTTTAAGCTCCTCCAGGATCCTGGCAGCTTCCTCCTCCATCTGCGCGTTTGAGAGGACGCCTGCCTTTACCTTTTCCCGTCCGAGGAACATGTTTTCCGCCACCGACAGATGGCGGCACATATTCAGCTCCTGGTGGATAATGGCGACACCGATCTCCTGGGCCTGCCTGGGAGTCAGATCTCCGTACTCCTTCCCGAAAATTTCAAGGCTCCCCTCGTCCCTGGTATAGACGCCGCTGAGAATCTTCATGAGGGTACTCTTCCCTGCTCCATTCTCACCTAAAAGGGCCATCACCTCACCGGAGCGAAGCTCAAACTGCACATGGTCAAGGGCCTTGACACCCGGGAAATTCTTGCTGATATTTTTCATGGAAACAATTGTTTCACCCATCTGTACCACCTGTTTTCCCTTCCCTTTTGTTTCAGTTATCTTTTCCAATATGTTTTTATTATACCAAAAGGTTTTTGTGCAATTAAGGGGTGTAATCTTTTTATTGTAGGGGATTTTTTATTGAATTTGTATTTATAATATATTTTTCGCTTTATTTATTTGTGTATTTTTGATATGGATGTATGATTCAGACAGTTCGAACTGTTCTTATGCTTTGATGCCGTTGGCAGTCTGCCGGCCTTACGGCCCTCCGGCCAGGCGGAGTGATGGAAAAGCACACCACTTTCCGCCTTTGGCCGCGGCGGGTCTTCTTTCCTGTGTTAACAGAATACGGCAGGTTTTATACTTCCGGAAGCTGGCTTTTGGCTCTTTTAGCTCCTCTCTTCTCCATCCTGAAATACAGCCAGCCGCCCAGAACCACAGACAGAAATTCGGTGACCGGCACTGCCAGCCACACACCGGTCAGTCCTCCGGCCTCCGCCATAAAAAACGCCATGGGGATGAGCAGCACAAGGCCTCTCAGAAGAGAAATCACCTGGGCCGGCACCGCCTGTTCCACTGCGGAAAAATAGGTGGTGAGCACAATGTTGAGTCCCACGAAAGGCACAGATATAAAATACAGTTTCAGTCCGATAACCGCTATCTGACCCATCCTTACACTATTTTCACTGTTAAAAATGCCGACGATGGGCTCTGCAAGGCCAAAAAGCCCTCCATAGATCAGAACGGACAGAGCTAATACAACTGCGGCTGCCCAGCGCAGAAGCTGCACTTCCCTCTCTTTTCTTCCGTACCCGTACTCCCTGCTCACCAGAGGCTGGATTCCCTGTCCGACTCCTGAGTATACAGCCACAACTACAAGAGCGATATTCGCAATCACGCCGTAGGCAGCTACCCCGGTGTTTCCCTCCAGCTCCAGAATGATTTTATTAAATACAATCATGACAACTCCTGATGAGAGCTGAGCCAAAAGCGAAGGGAATCCCAGGGAAACATTCATCTTTACCTGTTTTGGCAGGAGGCCTGTTTTCACTGCATGGAAGCCCTTTGACCGTTTCAGCCAGTGCGGCGACATAATGGCAATTCCTATAACGGGGGCGAGGCCTGTGGCCAAAGCTGCCCCGAAAATTCCCATGCCCAGAGGGAACATGAAAACATAATCGAGAATGATATTGGAAAAACTGCCCCCGATAGTGGCTGCCATGGACATTCCCGGATTTTTATCATTTCTCACAAAGCAGAGAAATATGTCATTCATCAAAAAGGCCGGTGAAAAGAGCATGAGGACTTTTAAATACGTATTTGTCATCTCAAGCACAGCCTCGTCCGCCCCCAGCAGGACGGCGAGCCTTTCTGAAAACAGGAGTCCCGAAAGGACAAAAAAGACTGAACAGGCCCCTGCCAGAAAAAGCGTATTCGTGAACATGAGGTTCGCCTCTCTGTCCTCGCCTCTGCTTTTGCATATGGAGAACCTGGTCGCTCCTCCCATGCCGAGCATCAGCCCTGTTCCATGGATCACATCATAAATCGGTATCGCCAGATTAAGCGCAGCGAGGCCATCCGTTCCAAGTCTCTGGGATACAAAAAATGTATCTGCCAGAATATAGCAGGAAATTGCCAGCATTCCTGCTACGCTGAGCGATATATACTCTGCAAACTCTCTGTGGATCTTTCCCATAAATACTGTCTCCTCCATGTTGTTTTTGCCTGATAAAAACCGGCTGCCGGTTTCCTGCAGAGGGCTGGAAAGGCGCAGGGCGCTTTCCTCTGTCAAAAACCCCTGTCAAAGAAAAAGAGCGCTAAGTTTTGTATCTACTTCGGCCTAACGATACAAAATTTAACGCTCTTACCCGGCGGCAATCAATCTCTATAAAGCTGTGTGTAAGAATAGCAGAAAACCTCAGGTCTGTCAACTAAAATTTAAAGTCTATTTTCCCGCAGAACCGGCAGAGCTTTGGCTCTCCGCTGCCATGTCTCTCTACTTCTGATTAATATAGTTGACCAGCCCTCCGGCTTCAATGATCTTCTGCATAAACGGCGGGAAGGCCTGCCCCTCAAAGCTCTCCCCTGTGGTCTTATCTGTAATCACTCCGCTGTCAAAGTCAATCTCCACCTCATGTCCTGC is part of the Clostridium sp. M62/1 genome and harbors:
- a CDS encoding carbohydrate kinase family protein, with the translated sequence MYDVTALGELLIDFASAGADEGGYPSMKANPGGAPGNFLAALNRYGARTAFVGKVGDDAFGRLLIGTLKKAGIQTRGIILDRDVFTTLAFVTFSEGGERSFSFARKPGADTCLRFEEVDLGLIDESRVFHFGTLSLTDDPVRTATRKAVDYAKERGKMITFDPNLRLPLWKTKEAARQEILWGLSRADVVKISDEETQFLWGEISPEEAAGRLISEYGVKLAMVTLGPKGCYLSNGHASAGASCPKVRPIDTTGAGDIFGGSAVSRLLRTGKRPEELSEEELYRIGAFACTAASLSTERPGGIPSIPSEDEVERAIPPKGECDNAESDHC
- a CDS encoding sensor histidine kinase, whose product is MDKKGNVYLFCRMQAVTAALFLLSALILAVSFLSGLSEGRPVWLWTAGFAVLAAFGWINYIWVIRPYRRMEKTMRLFLDGYITELSELQGAGMTHAEAMLVERLGEMLDSAKLLKLNKRQAQYLALQNQINPHFLYNTLESIRSEALISGLASVADMTEALAAFFRYTISKVENLVSVEEELQNCETYFRIQQYRFGPRLSLSVICDPDDRDEIYRCRLPKLTMQPILENSIIHGTELKLGSGKLTIRLERSGTRLLITISDDGVGMDEKALARMNERLEKSGKEVASGEASKGGIALVNVNNRIHLLFGEEYGLHVFSMPGVGTDVEISLPAITSDREIKNREALK
- a CDS encoding response regulator, producing MLKVIIADDERLICRLVQALGDWEALDMEVAGLAENGLEALELIERERPDILITDIRMPGCDGLELIRRAKELRPELEIVIISGYAHFEYAQTAIRYGVGNYLLKPIKKDELMETLRKMKERCEERTAGREVGEARYKKSQNDLKRLRNSLIDDLMSAQPPVLTNQILKETYYFDFSEGQAFLVKLDCRAGAFGTSAEVVREKVQEILNAGLKGLCSDVIFCFKGYTGYGLLSCGSDKREQVRKAFRFCLGQLEAGNGMFGPVRFSAALGDWTGEAGHLSSSLKEAQDALAERLIEGPGRLFEHVPRSSGLPVQEILDRYARDMEHAIETLNVREAAEAVETMQERVLTQEGVCGREIFGLVLSAGRLFIARMVHGDAQKAQREFDLDLCQCADSRELFALLSRRQEELLMVAEGERQNEASRPIRMAKQYVMQHFQDPITLEEVCEAAGFSASYFSSLFKKETGEGFAKYLTRVRMEEAKTLLRETNLPVSEICERVGYSDRKHFTHTFHRATGLNPAEYRKMYG
- the ybaK gene encoding Cys-tRNA(Pro) deacylase, whose translation is MTRTNVMRLLDAAGIEYEAGEYEVDENDLSGSHAADMMGVDHDSMFKTLVLRGEKTGYLVCCIPVDEELDLKKVAKAAGDKKVEMIHMKELLPLTGYIRGGCSPIGMKKKFPTYIEETAVLFDKIAVSAGMRGVQILIDPEQLAAYTEAAFAPLVRE
- a CDS encoding sugar ABC transporter ATP-binding protein — encoded protein: MKKEILRMERVTLREDGDTQLKNFSLTVWEGEIMGLVPVDNHGLYPLLNLLRQNTPIHYGYIYYNGRLVNQWRGCAQKPNRITLIQNRSSLAEKLTVADNIFVLRPGFKKRLIKPRILREQLEPFLADIQMEISADAYVESLSVFERFVVELLKGVVAGHRLIILFDVSTFISDAELEKLRGILRYYAGKGISFLYVAPHFEEVRQICGRTALMMNGQITKIFHSFDTVPELFLLNCTEEFERMVKEQMARKPDSQTERRAALRLKGLKYREMGPLDFFVSPGECLVLQDLDNQVIPGLLSVLSGEKRPEKGTVEIGGSPLQYGRDRRLAVIQELPARTMLFSNMNYLDNLCFNLDHRLPGVWLGGGVKKSLRMELADRLGREVFDIPVDELTEGQKYDLIYTRILLQNPDVVFCVQPFKGAGVSQRIHIYRLLEELLEKGIAVVILAVNLADSMALADRLLRVRKGKEVRQYDREEFGRLPVNTPWLYLYQK